Proteins from one Streptomyces sp. NBC_00390 genomic window:
- a CDS encoding alpha/beta hydrolase — MPGVRTRWTRRGAVCAAGALLVSSAVVTGAGAAEPARGGAPVGDEGTVLEWKPCAGEEQRGFECARANVPLDYARPGRRTIELAVIRRRATDSAARAGSLFFNPGGPGGPGTVGLPALYAKFPEQLRERYDIISWDPRGIGESTAVRCFDTAEEALGWHARVPAFPVGAQQGRAYVAAYADLARRCEQRDPELLRHVSTADTARDLDRLRGAVGERQLSYWGISYGSFLGATYANLFPHRVGRLVLDGNVDPQGWMTDGSWSEPELPTFLRLGSDLGSADTLGKFLELCGRAPASGCAFSAGSPSATRAKLSGLLQRIVKRPVGPWTYARTVSEIRGGIYRVTPEWATLAKTLQTLWEGRAPLEPTPPPGPLRYPGFEQLYGVLCSDSPNPRAPGRYAALDRLSTARAGDLGHWWTWAGEPCATWPARASMSYTGPWDRPTAHPVLVVNPTYDPATPYQGGKAMARELADARLLTLNGYGHTALDNPSRCVGRHAVRYFIEGVLPPEGATCNQDTPPFATRTPTAGAAAGAHRAPSRWGWERPQAARPCPLTLACPRHSLF; from the coding sequence ATGCCTGGAGTCCGTACGCGTTGGACACGCCGCGGTGCCGTGTGCGCCGCCGGGGCCCTGCTGGTCTCCTCCGCCGTCGTGACCGGGGCGGGCGCGGCCGAGCCGGCCCGCGGGGGTGCGCCCGTGGGCGACGAGGGGACGGTGCTGGAATGGAAGCCCTGCGCGGGCGAGGAGCAGCGGGGTTTCGAGTGTGCGAGGGCCAATGTGCCGCTGGACTACGCCCGTCCGGGTCGGCGCACCATCGAGCTGGCGGTGATCCGGCGCCGGGCCACCGACTCCGCAGCGCGTGCCGGTTCGCTGTTCTTCAACCCCGGGGGACCTGGTGGGCCGGGGACCGTGGGGCTGCCGGCACTGTACGCGAAGTTCCCCGAGCAGCTTCGCGAGCGTTACGACATCATCAGCTGGGACCCGCGCGGCATCGGAGAGAGCACCGCGGTGCGGTGCTTCGACACCGCGGAGGAGGCCCTCGGCTGGCACGCGCGCGTTCCCGCCTTCCCGGTGGGCGCGCAACAGGGCAGGGCCTACGTCGCGGCGTACGCCGATCTCGCCCGACGCTGCGAGCAGCGCGACCCGGAGCTGCTGCGCCATGTCTCCACCGCCGACACCGCCCGTGACCTCGACCGGCTGCGCGGGGCCGTGGGTGAGCGGCAGCTCAGCTACTGGGGCATCTCGTACGGATCGTTCCTGGGGGCGACCTACGCGAATCTGTTCCCGCACCGGGTCGGCCGCTTGGTGCTGGACGGGAACGTCGACCCGCAGGGCTGGATGACCGACGGTTCGTGGAGCGAGCCGGAGCTGCCCACCTTCCTGCGCCTGGGGTCGGACCTGGGCTCGGCCGACACCCTTGGGAAGTTCCTGGAACTGTGCGGCCGCGCCCCGGCGAGTGGCTGTGCCTTCTCCGCAGGAAGCCCGTCGGCGACGCGCGCCAAGCTCTCCGGTCTGTTGCAGCGCATCGTGAAACGGCCCGTCGGCCCCTGGACATACGCGAGAACCGTCAGCGAGATCCGCGGCGGGATCTACCGGGTCACCCCGGAGTGGGCCACCCTCGCGAAGACGCTGCAGACGCTGTGGGAAGGCCGCGCCCCCCTGGAGCCCACGCCGCCTCCCGGTCCCCTGCGGTATCCCGGTTTCGAGCAGCTCTACGGTGTGCTGTGCTCAGACAGTCCCAACCCCCGTGCCCCCGGGCGCTATGCCGCGCTCGACAGGCTCAGTACGGCACGGGCGGGCGACCTCGGGCACTGGTGGACCTGGGCCGGCGAGCCGTGCGCGACGTGGCCGGCGAGAGCCTCCATGAGCTACACCGGCCCCTGGGACCGCCCCACCGCGCACCCTGTGCTCGTCGTCAACCCGACCTACGACCCTGCCACCCCCTACCAGGGCGGCAAGGCCATGGCCCGAGAACTCGCCGACGCGCGCCTGCTCACCCTCAACGGGTACGGCCACACCGCCCTGGACAATCCCAGCCGCTGTGTCGGCCGGCATGCGGTCCGCTACTTCATCGAGGGTGTCCTCCCGCCCGAGGGTGCCACCTGCAACCAGGACACCCCGCCCTTCGCCACCCGGACGCCGACCGCCGGCGCCGCGGCCGGCGCGCACCGGGCCCCCTCCAGGTGGGGCTGGGAGCGTCCCCAGGCCGCCCGGCCGTGCCCCCTCACGCTGGCCTGCCCGCGGCACTCACTCTTCTGA
- a CDS encoding PaaI family thioesterase → MTLSLAEADKILADNFAPWVLDLGLCAVETGEMHAVLRLPWTDRLAREGGALSGQALMAAADTATVIAVSAARGGFVPMTTVQQSTSFQRAVVGADVLVDARITKLGKRMAFVDITMTAEGADGPAARACAVYALLG, encoded by the coding sequence ATGACGCTCTCACTCGCTGAAGCCGACAAGATCCTCGCCGACAACTTCGCCCCCTGGGTGCTCGACCTGGGCCTGTGTGCCGTGGAGACGGGCGAGATGCACGCCGTGCTCCGCCTGCCCTGGACCGACCGGCTGGCCCGGGAGGGCGGCGCGCTCTCGGGGCAGGCGCTGATGGCCGCAGCCGACACGGCGACCGTGATCGCGGTCTCGGCCGCCCGTGGCGGCTTCGTTCCGATGACCACCGTCCAGCAGTCCACCAGCTTCCAGCGCGCCGTCGTCGGCGCCGATGTCCTCGTCGACGCCCGCATCACCAAGCTGGGCAAGCGCATGGCTTTCGTGGACATCACCATGACGGCGGAGGGAGCGGACGGGCCCGCCGCCCGCGCCTGCGCGGTCTACGCCCTGCTGGGGTAG
- a CDS encoding LLM class F420-dependent oxidoreductase codes for MVAYGMQLPVQSQSTIYAEPWEAAAGPGDLVEVARTADRSGFAYVAVCDHVAIPRRLAAAMSTVWYDPVATLSFLAAATERVRLLSHVAVVGLRHPLVTAKQYATLDHLSDGRLILGVGAGHVQEEFEALGADFGRRGAVLDETIDALRAALGPEEFPHFAGERFAFSGLGQRPRPAQAEVPVWIGGSSPAAVRRAALKGDGWLPQGDPRDTLPAQIGRVRQQRQDAGITAPIEIGAITEPLYVGDAGWDVGRRTLTGKPDALAESLRAYGAMGVDQIQVRFRSRSRSELTDQMAAFAADVAPHLDT; via the coding sequence ATGGTGGCGTACGGGATGCAGCTCCCGGTCCAGTCGCAGAGCACCATCTACGCCGAGCCCTGGGAGGCCGCCGCCGGTCCGGGTGATCTCGTCGAGGTCGCCCGGACCGCCGACCGCAGCGGTTTCGCCTACGTCGCCGTCTGTGACCACGTCGCGATCCCGCGCCGCCTCGCCGCCGCCATGTCGACCGTCTGGTACGACCCGGTGGCCACCCTCTCCTTCCTCGCCGCCGCGACCGAGCGCGTGAGGCTGCTCAGCCATGTCGCCGTCGTGGGGCTGCGCCACCCGCTGGTCACCGCCAAGCAGTACGCGACCCTCGACCACCTCAGTGACGGCCGGCTGATCCTCGGCGTCGGGGCGGGGCACGTCCAGGAGGAGTTCGAGGCGCTCGGCGCGGATTTCGGGCGGCGCGGGGCCGTGCTCGACGAGACGATCGACGCGCTGCGGGCCGCCCTCGGACCGGAGGAGTTCCCGCACTTCGCGGGCGAGCGGTTCGCCTTCAGCGGGCTCGGGCAGCGCCCCCGCCCCGCTCAGGCCGAGGTACCGGTCTGGATCGGCGGCTCGTCCCCCGCGGCCGTGCGGCGGGCCGCCCTGAAGGGCGACGGCTGGCTCCCGCAGGGCGACCCCCGTGACACGCTGCCCGCCCAGATCGGCAGGGTGCGTCAGCAGCGGCAGGACGCGGGGATCACCGCCCCCATCGAGATCGGCGCGATCACCGAGCCCCTGTACGTCGGCGACGCAGGCTGGGACGTCGGCCGGCGCACCCTGACCGGCAAGCCCGACGCGCTCGCCGAGTCGCTGCGCGCGTACGGCGCGATGGGAGTGGACCAGATCCAGGTGCGGTTCCGCAGCCGGAGCCGCAGCGAACTGACCGACCAGATGGCGGCGTTCGCCGCCGATGTCGCACCACACCTCGACACCTAG
- a CDS encoding SDR family NAD(P)-dependent oxidoreductase encodes MGKLDGRVVLITGAARGQGEQEARLFAAEGAKVVVADVLDDQGEALAKELGEEAARHVHLDVSQESDWAAAVAAAKDAFGHIDGLVNNAGILRFNELVSTPLEEFQQIVQVNQVGVFLGIKTVAPEIEAAGGGTIVNTASYTGLTGMALVGAYAATKHAIVGLTRVAALELAAKGIRVNAVCPGAVDTPMSSPEGADPGALDDFYRKLVPLGRVGRPEEVARLALFLTGADSSYITGQPFVIDGGWMAGVSVI; translated from the coding sequence ATGGGCAAGCTGGACGGACGGGTCGTCCTCATCACGGGCGCGGCCCGCGGCCAGGGCGAGCAGGAGGCCCGGCTCTTCGCCGCGGAGGGGGCGAAGGTGGTCGTCGCGGACGTCCTCGACGACCAGGGCGAGGCGCTCGCGAAGGAACTCGGCGAGGAGGCCGCACGCCATGTCCACCTCGACGTGAGCCAGGAGTCCGACTGGGCCGCCGCCGTCGCCGCGGCCAAGGACGCCTTCGGCCACATCGACGGCCTGGTCAACAACGCGGGCATACTGCGCTTCAACGAGCTGGTGAGCACCCCTCTGGAGGAGTTCCAGCAGATCGTGCAGGTCAACCAGGTCGGAGTGTTCCTGGGCATCAAGACCGTCGCCCCCGAGATCGAGGCGGCCGGCGGCGGCACGATCGTGAACACCGCCTCGTACACGGGCCTCACCGGCATGGCCCTCGTCGGCGCGTACGCGGCCACCAAGCACGCCATCGTCGGTCTCACCCGGGTCGCGGCCCTGGAGCTCGCCGCGAAGGGGATCCGGGTCAACGCCGTGTGCCCGGGCGCCGTGGACACGCCGATGAGCAGTCCGGAAGGTGCGGACCCCGGAGCGCTGGACGATTTCTACCGCAAGCTGGTGCCGCTGGGCCGGGTCGGCCGGCCCGAGGAGGTGGCGAGGCTCGCGCTGTTCCTGACCGGCGCGGACTCCTCGTACATCACGGGCCAGCCGTTCGTGATCGACGGCGGCTGGATGGCGGGCGTCAGCGTTATCTGA
- a CDS encoding LLM class flavin-dependent oxidoreductase: MEFGLFVQGYVGKRAESDPLAEHKALMEETEYVIQADKSGFKYAWASEHHFLEEYSHLSANDVYLGYLAHATDRIHLGSGIFNPLAPVNHPVKVAEKVAMLDHLSEGRFEFGSGRGAGSHEILGFLPGITDMNHTKEIWEETIAEFPKMWLQEEYAGFQGKHWSLPPRKILPKPYGKAHPAMWYAAGSPSSYAMAGSKGLGVLGFSVQKVSDMEWVVESYKTAVKEARAIGAYVNDNVMVTSTAICAETHDKAVEIAVGGGLNYLQSLLFRYHDTFPRPEGVPQWPELLPEYTAEIIELLIAEELMICGDPTEVLQQCKRWEQAGADQLSFGLPIGISYEDTMTTIRLIGEHVIPQIDTDPVHRTTRFREAAGA, encoded by the coding sequence TTGGAATTCGGGCTCTTTGTACAGGGATACGTCGGCAAGCGAGCCGAGAGCGACCCCCTCGCCGAGCACAAGGCGCTGATGGAGGAGACCGAGTACGTCATCCAGGCGGACAAGTCCGGGTTCAAGTACGCCTGGGCCTCCGAGCACCACTTCCTGGAGGAGTACTCCCACCTGTCGGCCAACGACGTCTACCTCGGATACCTCGCGCACGCGACGGACCGCATCCACCTCGGCTCGGGCATCTTCAACCCGCTCGCCCCGGTCAACCACCCGGTCAAGGTCGCCGAGAAGGTCGCCATGCTCGACCATCTCTCCGAGGGCCGCTTCGAGTTCGGCTCGGGCCGGGGCGCCGGGTCCCACGAGATCCTCGGGTTCCTGCCGGGCATCACCGACATGAACCACACCAAGGAGATCTGGGAAGAGACCATCGCGGAGTTCCCCAAGATGTGGCTCCAGGAGGAGTACGCCGGCTTCCAGGGCAAGCACTGGTCGCTGCCGCCGCGCAAGATCCTGCCCAAGCCGTACGGCAAGGCCCACCCGGCCATGTGGTACGCCGCGGGCAGCCCCTCCTCGTACGCCATGGCGGGCAGCAAGGGCCTCGGGGTACTGGGCTTCAGCGTCCAGAAGGTCTCCGACATGGAGTGGGTCGTCGAGTCGTACAAGACGGCGGTCAAAGAGGCCCGGGCGATCGGCGCGTACGTCAACGACAACGTGATGGTGACGTCGACGGCGATCTGCGCCGAGACGCACGACAAGGCGGTGGAGATCGCGGTGGGCGGTGGCCTCAACTACCTCCAGTCGCTGCTCTTCCGCTACCACGACACCTTCCCGCGGCCGGAGGGCGTTCCCCAGTGGCCGGAGCTGCTGCCCGAGTACACGGCGGAGATCATCGAGCTGCTGATAGCGGAGGAGCTGATGATCTGCGGCGACCCGACCGAGGTGCTGCAGCAGTGCAAGCGGTGGGAGCAGGCGGGGGCGGACCAGCTGTCGTTCGGGCTGCCGATCGGGATCTCGTACGAGGACACGATGACGACGATCAGGCTGATCGGGGAGCACGTGATACCCCAGATCGACACGGATCCGGTCCACCGGACCACCCGCTTCCGTGAGGCCGCGGGCGCCTGA
- a CDS encoding N-acyl-D-amino-acid deacylase family protein, giving the protein MLDHLIRNATVVDGTGAPAYAADVGLRDGRIAVIAEAGTVTEDARTAEDATGLILGPGFVDPHTHYDAQLFWDPYATPSMNHGVTTVAGGNCGFTLAPLNPDRPEDADYTRRMMSKVEGMSLVALEQGAPWNWHTFGEYLDALEGRIAVNAGFMVGHCALRRHVMGPDAVGGQPTSGQLDAMVRLLHEAMDAGAWGLSTTQSSTHSDGDGRPVASRHARPAELIALSQAVAEHEGTQLEAIVAGCLDQFSDDEIDLFVEMTAAAGRPLNWNVLTVDAAVPERVPRQLSAGERARKAGGRIVALTMPILTPMNMSLGTFCALNLIPGWGEILSLPVPERIAKLRDPDIRAGMLRRADSKEAGVFRRLAHFARYVIGDTYTPLNEGLTGRVVGDIAAERGQDPFQCLVEICANDGLRTVLWPMPTDNDPASWALRAETWRHEDVLLGGSDAGAHLDRMCGAPYTTRFLGDCLRGRRLVGLEEAVKMLTDDPARLFGLRERGRIAEDWHADLVLFDPERIEAGPATLVHDLPGDSPRLDAKAVGIVSVRVNGVETIRDDRVTGAVPGIVLRSGRDTRTVSTK; this is encoded by the coding sequence ATGCTCGACCACCTCATCCGCAACGCGACCGTCGTCGACGGCACCGGCGCCCCCGCCTACGCCGCGGACGTCGGCCTGCGCGACGGCCGCATCGCCGTCATCGCCGAGGCCGGCACCGTCACCGAGGACGCCCGCACCGCCGAGGACGCCACCGGACTGATCCTCGGCCCCGGCTTCGTGGACCCGCACACCCACTACGACGCCCAGCTGTTCTGGGACCCGTACGCCACCCCGTCCATGAACCACGGCGTCACCACCGTCGCGGGCGGCAACTGCGGGTTCACCCTCGCCCCGCTCAACCCCGACCGCCCCGAGGACGCCGACTACACGCGACGCATGATGTCCAAGGTCGAGGGCATGTCCCTGGTGGCCCTCGAGCAAGGGGCGCCCTGGAACTGGCACACGTTCGGCGAGTACCTGGACGCACTCGAAGGCCGCATCGCCGTCAACGCGGGCTTCATGGTGGGCCATTGCGCGCTGCGCCGCCATGTCATGGGCCCGGACGCGGTCGGCGGGCAGCCCACCTCCGGGCAACTGGACGCGATGGTGCGGCTCTTGCACGAGGCGATGGACGCCGGGGCCTGGGGCCTTTCGACCACGCAGTCCTCCACCCACTCCGACGGCGACGGCAGGCCCGTCGCCTCCCGCCACGCACGGCCCGCCGAACTGATCGCCCTGTCCCAGGCCGTGGCCGAGCACGAGGGCACCCAGCTCGAAGCGATCGTCGCCGGCTGCCTGGACCAGTTCTCGGACGACGAGATCGACCTGTTCGTCGAGATGACCGCGGCCGCCGGACGCCCCCTGAACTGGAACGTCCTGACCGTCGACGCCGCCGTACCCGAACGCGTACCGCGCCAGCTGAGCGCCGGCGAACGGGCCCGCAAGGCGGGCGGCCGCATCGTCGCGCTCACCATGCCGATCCTCACCCCGATGAACATGTCGCTCGGCACCTTCTGCGCGCTGAACCTCATCCCCGGGTGGGGCGAGATCCTCTCCCTCCCCGTCCCGGAACGCATAGCGAAGCTCCGCGACCCCGACATCCGTGCCGGGATGCTGCGCCGCGCCGACTCCAAGGAGGCCGGAGTCTTCCGGCGCCTGGCCCACTTCGCCCGCTATGTCATCGGTGACACCTACACGCCGCTGAACGAGGGCCTCACCGGCCGGGTCGTCGGCGACATCGCCGCCGAACGCGGCCAGGACCCCTTCCAGTGCCTGGTGGAGATCTGCGCCAACGACGGGCTGCGCACGGTCCTGTGGCCCATGCCCACCGACAACGACCCGGCGTCCTGGGCCCTGCGTGCCGAGACCTGGCGGCACGAGGACGTCCTGCTCGGCGGCTCCGACGCGGGCGCCCATCTGGACCGGATGTGCGGTGCCCCGTACACCACCCGCTTCCTCGGCGACTGTCTGCGCGGGCGCAGGCTGGTCGGCCTGGAGGAGGCGGTGAAGATGCTCACCGACGATCCGGCCCGGCTCTTCGGACTGCGCGAGCGAGGCAGGATCGCCGAGGACTGGCACGCGGACCTTGTCCTGTTCGACCCGGAGCGCATCGAGGCCGGTCCGGCGACCCTGGTCCACGACCTGCCCGGCGACAGCCCGCGGCTGGACGCGAAGGCCGTCGGCATCGTGTCCGTACGCGTCAACGGCGTCGAGACGATCCGGGACGACCGGGTCACCGGCGCCGTACCGGGAATCGTGCTGCGGTCGGGCCGTGACACGAGGACGGTGTCGACCAAGTGA
- a CDS encoding aldehyde dehydrogenase family protein has translation MSGAQKLFIGGAWTEPDLGYYEVFNPATEEVVGLAPEASRAQVYEAAAAAREAFASWSRTRPEERARILDRAADIVQREAEPYAALARAESGATAATARGMQVAVGAARFRRYAKGALEPVEEPLPPQINAAGPMGKAGVFGALAVRRPVGVVTCITSYNNPWANAAGKVAPALAMGNTVVVKPAPQDPLSVYRMAEALAEAGAPPGTVNVVTGSAPDTGEAAVDSPDVDMVSFTGSTAVGQRIAEVCGRGMKRQLMELGGKGAALVFDDADVDSAVRGIGTTFSFYSGQICTAPTRVIAQRGVYDRLVAGLAAYAGRLTVGDPADARTVVGPLISAAHRDRVESYVELGRKEGARPVVGGERPAYDKGFYVAPALFADCTNDMRVVREEIFGPVVVVVPFDDEEEGVALANDSDYGLIDYVWSGDVARAFRVAGLLRAGGVGVNTVGRNMEAPFGGFKRSGVGRDVGSYALHAYSELQAVVWPG, from the coding sequence GTGAGCGGAGCACAGAAGCTGTTCATAGGCGGCGCGTGGACCGAGCCCGACCTCGGATACTACGAGGTGTTCAACCCGGCCACCGAGGAGGTCGTCGGCCTCGCGCCCGAGGCGAGCCGCGCCCAGGTGTACGAGGCGGCGGCCGCGGCCCGCGAGGCGTTCGCTTCCTGGTCCCGTACCAGGCCCGAGGAGCGTGCCCGGATCCTGGACCGGGCCGCCGACATCGTCCAGCGCGAGGCGGAGCCGTACGCCGCGCTCGCCCGCGCCGAGAGCGGCGCGACGGCCGCCACCGCGCGCGGTATGCAGGTCGCGGTCGGCGCGGCCCGCTTCCGCCGCTATGCCAAGGGCGCGCTGGAACCGGTGGAAGAGCCGCTGCCCCCGCAGATCAACGCGGCGGGCCCCATGGGGAAAGCCGGTGTCTTCGGGGCGCTGGCCGTGCGACGCCCGGTCGGGGTCGTCACCTGCATCACCTCGTACAACAACCCGTGGGCGAACGCCGCCGGCAAGGTGGCACCCGCGCTGGCCATGGGCAACACGGTCGTCGTCAAACCCGCCCCGCAGGACCCGCTGTCCGTCTACCGCATGGCCGAGGCGCTCGCGGAGGCCGGTGCCCCGCCCGGCACGGTGAACGTCGTCACCGGTTCCGCGCCGGACACCGGCGAGGCCGCCGTCGACTCCCCGGACGTCGACATGGTCAGCTTCACCGGCTCGACGGCCGTCGGGCAGCGCATCGCGGAGGTCTGCGGCCGGGGCATGAAGCGGCAGCTGATGGAACTCGGCGGCAAGGGTGCGGCGCTCGTCTTCGACGACGCGGACGTGGACTCGGCGGTGCGGGGGATCGGCACCACGTTCTCCTTCTACAGCGGCCAGATCTGTACGGCGCCGACGCGGGTGATCGCCCAGCGTGGCGTGTACGACCGTCTTGTCGCGGGGCTGGCCGCGTACGCCGGCCGTCTCACGGTGGGCGACCCGGCCGACGCGCGGACCGTGGTCGGCCCGCTGATCTCGGCGGCGCACCGCGACCGGGTGGAGTCGTATGTCGAACTGGGCCGGAAGGAAGGCGCCCGTCCGGTCGTGGGCGGCGAGCGTCCCGCGTACGACAAGGGGTTCTATGTCGCTCCGGCGCTCTTCGCCGACTGCACCAACGACATGCGGGTGGTGCGGGAGGAGATCTTCGGACCGGTCGTGGTCGTGGTGCCGTTCGACGACGAGGAGGAGGGCGTGGCGCTCGCCAACGACAGCGACTACGGGCTGATCGACTACGTGTGGTCGGGCGATGTGGCGCGCGCGTTCCGCGTGGCGGGGCTGCTGCGGGCGGGCGGCGTCGGGGTGAACACGGTGGGCCGGAACATGGAGGCGCCGTTCGGCGGGTTCAAGAGGAGCGGGGTGGGCAGGGACGTCGGCTCGTATGCGCTGCATGCGTACAGCGAGCTGCAGGCGGTGGTGTGGCCGGGGTGA
- a CDS encoding APC family permease, translating to MTELKVRPQAGDTVRSVPGSGVREKGLGGNSVGLMGSAVIGISTVAPVYCLTSTLGSTAGEVGLQMPAVFLAGFLPMLLVAFAYRELNRAMPDCGTSFTWTVKAFGPRVGWMCGWGLVIATIIVLSNLAGVATSYFWLLAGEITGSGSIAALDDSKPVHILTCLALIAVATAISYRGMTATKGVQYALVGLQLAVLALFVAMALGKAGSFETSLSFSWSWLNPFAVQSFAAFTAGLSLSIFMYWGWDTCMTANEETVGSAKTPGRAAMISMVVLVGSYLATGIAAQMAVGSGDKGLGLANPDTSDNVFAALAGPVMGPGLGILLFLAVLASAAASLQTTFIPVARTVLAMSTYEALPASYARVHPRFKTPGRATIVAGIATGAFYTVMTLVSEHVLVDTIYALGLMICFYYALTAFACVWYFRHDLRRSGRDLVIKGVFPLVGGVLLTAVFGKTLYDMWDPAYGSGSAVFGVGSVFVIGVGLLLLGLVLMVAMQRRSPAFFRGEVLTKETPSLVVSD from the coding sequence ATGACTGAGCTGAAGGTGCGGCCGCAGGCCGGAGACACGGTACGGAGCGTCCCCGGCAGCGGCGTACGCGAGAAAGGGCTCGGCGGAAACTCCGTCGGGCTGATGGGCAGTGCCGTCATCGGCATCTCCACCGTCGCCCCCGTCTACTGCCTGACCTCGACCCTCGGCTCCACAGCCGGCGAGGTCGGACTGCAGATGCCCGCCGTCTTCCTGGCCGGCTTCCTGCCGATGCTGCTCGTCGCCTTCGCCTACCGCGAGCTCAACCGCGCCATGCCCGACTGCGGAACCTCCTTCACCTGGACCGTGAAGGCGTTCGGACCGCGCGTCGGCTGGATGTGCGGCTGGGGCCTGGTCATCGCGACGATCATCGTCCTGTCCAACCTGGCGGGCGTGGCCACCTCGTACTTCTGGCTGCTCGCGGGCGAGATCACCGGAAGCGGGTCGATCGCGGCCCTGGACGACAGCAAGCCCGTCCACATCCTGACCTGTCTCGCCCTGATCGCGGTCGCCACGGCGATCAGCTACCGGGGCATGACGGCGACCAAGGGCGTGCAGTACGCCCTGGTGGGCCTCCAACTCGCGGTCCTCGCCCTCTTCGTGGCGATGGCGCTCGGCAAGGCCGGCTCCTTCGAGACGTCCCTCTCCTTCTCCTGGTCCTGGCTGAACCCGTTCGCCGTCCAGTCGTTCGCCGCCTTCACCGCGGGCCTGTCGCTCTCGATCTTCATGTACTGGGGCTGGGACACGTGCATGACCGCCAACGAGGAGACCGTCGGCAGCGCCAAGACCCCCGGGCGCGCCGCGATGATCTCCATGGTCGTCCTGGTCGGCTCCTACCTCGCCACCGGTATCGCCGCCCAGATGGCCGTCGGCTCCGGTGACAAGGGCCTCGGCCTTGCCAACCCGGACACCTCCGACAACGTGTTCGCCGCGCTCGCCGGCCCGGTCATGGGCCCCGGCCTCGGCATCCTGCTCTTCCTCGCGGTCCTCGCCTCGGCGGCGGCCAGCCTCCAGACGACGTTCATCCCGGTCGCCCGCACGGTGCTCGCGATGTCCACGTACGAGGCCCTGCCCGCGTCGTACGCCCGCGTCCACCCGCGCTTCAAGACCCCCGGCCGGGCGACGATCGTCGCGGGCATCGCGACCGGTGCGTTCTACACCGTGATGACCCTGGTCAGCGAGCACGTCCTGGTCGACACGATCTACGCGCTCGGCCTCATGATCTGCTTCTACTACGCGCTCACGGCCTTCGCCTGCGTCTGGTACTTCCGCCACGACCTGCGCCGCTCGGGCCGTGACCTGGTCATCAAGGGCGTCTTCCCGCTCGTCGGCGGTGTCCTGCTGACGGCCGTCTTCGGCAAGACCCTCTACGACATGTGGGACCCGGCGTACGGCTCCGGCTCCGCGGTCTTCGGCGTGGGCTCGGTCTTCGTCATCGGCGTCGGCCTGCTGCTGCTCGGTCTGGTCCTGATGGTCGCGATGCAGCGCCGCAGCCCGGCGTTCTTCCGGGGCGAGGTGCTGACGAAGGAGACCCCGTCACTGGTGGTTTCCGACTGA
- a CDS encoding DMT family transporter, giving the protein MRASTNRTALATFAAACVLGAGNAVGVRFSNRELDPLWGAALRFGAAALVLLVIMASLRLERPRGRALAGAVLFGVLNFGVTFALAYYALVRIHAGLGQTILSLVPLVALLLSVAQRQETFRALAAVGTVLAVTGVAVVSQAPLQESVPVLSFLAVLGAVFSFAEAAVLVHRLPAVHPVTMNAVGMAGAAVLLFAGSAAAGDDWHLPERAVTWWALAYLVLAGSVATFVLYLQVIKNWGPSRAAYVFVVIPVITILLSARLDDEPLTAGLLLGTPLILLGVYLGALRKP; this is encoded by the coding sequence ATGCGCGCCTCGACCAACCGGACGGCACTGGCCACGTTCGCCGCGGCCTGCGTACTCGGCGCCGGCAACGCGGTCGGCGTCCGCTTCAGCAACCGTGAGCTCGATCCGCTCTGGGGAGCCGCGCTGCGCTTCGGAGCCGCCGCCCTGGTACTGCTGGTGATCATGGCGTCCCTGCGGCTGGAACGGCCGCGCGGCCGGGCGCTCGCCGGGGCCGTGCTGTTCGGCGTGCTCAACTTCGGCGTCACCTTCGCCCTCGCGTACTACGCACTCGTCCGCATCCATGCGGGACTCGGCCAGACGATCCTCTCGCTCGTGCCCCTCGTGGCGCTGCTGCTCTCGGTGGCCCAACGCCAGGAGACGTTCCGGGCGCTCGCAGCCGTGGGAACCGTGCTCGCCGTGACCGGCGTGGCGGTGGTGTCCCAGGCGCCGTTGCAGGAATCGGTCCCCGTGCTCTCGTTCCTCGCGGTACTCGGCGCGGTGTTCTCCTTCGCCGAGGCGGCGGTACTGGTCCACCGGCTCCCCGCAGTCCATCCGGTGACCATGAACGCGGTGGGCATGGCAGGCGCGGCGGTGCTGCTCTTCGCGGGGTCGGCGGCCGCAGGCGACGACTGGCACCTCCCGGAGCGCGCCGTGACCTGGTGGGCCCTGGCGTACCTGGTGCTCGCGGGCTCGGTGGCGACGTTCGTCCTCTATCTCCAGGTGATCAAGAACTGGGGCCCGTCGCGGGCGGCGTACGTCTTCGTCGTGATCCCCGTGATCACGATCCTTCTCTCGGCACGGCTGGACGACGAACCCCTGACGGCAGGCCTGCTGCTGGGGACTCCGCTGATCCTGCTGGGCGTGTATCTGGGGGCGCTGCGCAAGCCGTGA